Genomic window (Streptomyces liliiviolaceus):
TTCGGAGCCATGTGCCGGCGCCTTCCGTCCGTACTCGGACACACGGCACGGATGGCCTGGGCAGTTGACAGGACCGGCGTCGTGCTTCTCCTCGCCTGCCAGTTGCTCACCGGTGCCGCGGCGGCTGTCGTCCTCGCGTTCACCGCTCAGGCGATGACTCATCTCCTAGGCACCGGCGCCGTGTCCGAACGCCTGCACGCCGCCATGCCCGCCCTGGTCGTCGTCGCAACGGCCGCGGGCATCGGCCGCATCAGCAGCGCCCTGTCCTCCTACGCCGACACCCGGATCACACCTCTGCTGATGACCGAGGCGGACATCACCCTCGTCGCCGCCGTATGCCGCGTGGAGGCATCCGCATACGGCGAGGACGGCTTCGCCGACCAGCAAGAAGCCGCCGAAGTCGGCGTCACCCGCACCCGGACGATGCTGCAAGACGCCCAGCGGTTCATGTCCGCCCTGATCCGTATGGTCGCCGCGAGCGGGGTCATCACCACCCTGCACCCGCTCATGCTGCCCTTGCTCCTCCTGGCCGTTCTCCCGGCCGGCGTCGGAGCCGTGCTCTCCGCACGCATCGACTACGAGACCCACTACCTCAACGTCGGCGACCGCAACGTGCGCTCGATGATGCGCTGGTGGGCCACCTACTCCCGCTACGGCGACGAGGTCCGCGCCAACGGCATGACCGGCTACCTCATCTACTGGTACCGCGCCCTGTCCGATCGAGTCGATCAGCGAACCTTGACCGCGGCTCCGCGGATGCTCCGCATCGTCCTGGCCACCAGTGCCCTGGGCGGGCTCTTCCTCCTGGGCACCTGGGCCACTCTCGCCTGGCTGGCCACCACCGGCCGCGTCGCGCTGCCCATCGCGGCCACCGCGATCGTCGCCGTGCAGACCACGCTGGCCGCGCTGTCCCAGTTCGTCATCCACGGCGCCGCGATGTTCCACACCTCGCTGTACCTGGCCGACATGCGGTCCTTCCTCGACATGGCCAGCAGGCGGGCGCCGAAGCGAGGGGACTTGGAGATCCCGCCACGCGTGGAAGAGATCTGCCTCGACGAAGTCGTCTACCGCTACCCCGGCAAGGACGACCCGGCAGTCGCAGGCGTCTCGCTCACGCTCCGCCGCGGTGAGATCCTGGCCATCGTCGGCGAGAACGGCTCCGGCAAGTCCACCCTGGCCAAGCTCATCACCGGCATCCTCCTCTCCGACAAGGGCCGCGTCCTGTGGGACGGGATCGACCTCGCCCATGCCGACCCCGACGCGGTATGGAAACGCACCGCGCTGGTTCCTCAGAACTTCGCCTGCTGGCCCCTGCGCACCCGCGAGAACATCACCCTCGGTCAACCACACACGTACGACGACGGACCGGTGTGGGACGTCGTCGACGCCGTCGGAATGCGAGAGGCCATCGAGAAGCTGCCCCAGCAGCTAGACACCCTTCTCGCCAAGGAACTGTGGGGCGGCGCCGAACTGTCCGGCGGACAGTGGCAGCGACTCGTGTGCGGGCGGGCGCTGTACCGTCAGACGCCACTGTTGATCTTGGATGAACCGACCTCGCAGATGGACGCCCGCGGCGAACACGGCATCTTCCTGGAGATCAGGCGAATCGCCGCCCAGCGTATGACGATCGTAGTCACCCACCAGCTCGAAAACACCAGGCTCGCCGACCGCATTCTTGTCATGGACAAGGGCCAAGTCATCGAACAGGGTACGTACGAAGACCTGGTCAACGGTGGAGGCTTGTTCGCGGAACTCGCCGCTCTGGCCAAGGACCGGTAGGGCCCCTAACGGATATCTGCCCGCCAAGACGCACCGTGCGGCACTGATGGCGCTCCAGCAGTCCGGGAATCTGCTCGCGGGAGGTCTGACGCCGGCAGGCCAGGGTCGGACAGGCCAGCCGCCGTACGCGCAGCTGGTCGACGACCTGGTGGCCGTCGACCAGCATGCCCCTCACTGTTCGGCGGTGATAACCGTGCACCTTCGCCGTCGGCGTCCCGTACACCGGACACGGCACCGCCACGTCCCGGGTCTGGGCCAAGACCATCACCGCGTCACCGCCGTCCTCGACAACCAGAGGCGAAAGCCCCGAAAACACCCTCCCCATGAGGGAGTTGATATCCACCACAAGATCATGATCAAGGGCGGCTACTCGACATCACCACCGACTACGGAACGTCTTACAGTCCCACCTCGCCCGTTCAGACGTCACCTGCTGTAAGACGCCTTCGCCCCTGTCCGGCGCGGACAGGGGCGAAGGAACGTTCATGTGGTGATGGTGAGCGGGTTTTCCATGCTTTTCCAGGCTCCGAGGACGGCCTTGTGCGCGTCCGGCTGCAGGTGGGCGTAGCGCTGGGTGGTCTGGAAGCTCTCGTGGCCGAGGAGGTGTTGGACCTCGTAGAGCGAGACTCCCTTCTGGACGAGCCATGAGGCGCAGGTGTGGCGCATGGAGTGTGGCGGGTAGTGCGGGACGAGCTGCAGCTCGCCGTCGTCGCCGAAGTGGTACGCGGCCTCGACGGCGGGCCACCACGTCTGCCGGCGCCAGTTGCTGTCGGCTAGCAGGCGCCCGGAGCGGCCCCTGGTGATGGTGGTGAACACCACCGCGTCGCGGTCGAGCCGGTGGATGTGGCGTTCGAACGCTTCCAGGACGTGGGGTGGGAGCGGGACCTCCCGGCGGCTCTTGGAGCTCTTGGGGTATTCCTTGATGCCGCTTTTGGTGTTGACCTCCACCACGAACAGGCGCGAGCGGCGCACGTCGATGCGGTGGCGGTGCAGGCCGGAGAGTTCTCCCCAGCGCAGTCCGGTGTAGAAGCCGAGCAGGCACATCGTCCGCCAGGCGGGGGCGAGTTGGTCCAGGATGCTCTGCGCCTGGTCGGGCGTGAACCACTGCGGTGGTTTGACCGCGATGGGCGGCAGATCGATGCTGCGGCACGGGCTCACCGCGATCACATCATCGTCGACCGCCGCACGCATGATCGACGACGTCAGGTTGTAGGCCCGCTTGATCGCAGCAGGGCCCGCGCCCTTGTCGACCAGGGAGCGGATCCAAGTCTGGACGTCCATGCGGGTGATGGCCCGCATCTCCCAGTCCGCCCAGTGGGGCATGACGTGGTTCTTGATGCTCGACGCGTCGCCGCGCAGGGTGTGTGGTTCGACGATGCGGGCGTTCCACCATCGGTCGTGCCACTCCCGGAACGAGATTTCACCGGCCCGCGGGTCGCGCACTGCTCCACGGGCGAACTGGGTCTCCAACTCGATGCCCCAGGCCCGCGCCTGGGCCTTGAGGGGGAAGGACTCGCTGAACCGGTCGCCGGTTCGGTTGCGTACGGTCGCCTGCCACCTGCCGGACTTCAATTTACGCAGGTACGTGGTACTGCTCCTTCACGCAGGGACGGTGAGGGCCGGAGTGACGGTGAGAGATCACCGGCGGGCGCGTGGGGAAGCGACCAGCCTGCTGGCGATGAACTCCTCCAGCTCTGCGGCGGGGACACGGACTCGGGAGCGTTGCGTGCCGGTGTGCAGGTCGACGACGGGAAGGTCCCCGGCGGCGATGAAGCGGTAGACGGTGCGGCGGTCGACGTCCAGGGCGGCGGCCACGGCAGGGATGGACAGCAAACGGGCAGGCATGGGCGACTCCTTGGAGACATGGAGGGGAGGAAAGAGCCGGCGATTGGATTTCGCCGGGCTGGCGGGCGGTCTAGGACGAAGGTCGACCAGCCCGGTCAGGGCAGTGGGACCGCATCGCCCGGGAGATGCGTCACGTGATGGCCGCAGTGAGGTGCGGACCGCCGAAGGTCGGGATGCGTGCGGCGGCGGGCCCGTCTCCGGATCTTGGGCCGGAGCGCGGAGCGGTTATTACTGCTTGAGTGAGTGGGCTGTGCCCGTCATGATGGCAAAGGCTGGCCCCGAAGACTCCTCTTCAATCCTTTTCAGAAGGGCCCGAATGCGCCCCTCGAAGAGCAACAAGGAGTCGCCTATTGCGGGCTGCGGCAAACTGCTCGACTCCTCACACACAAGTTAGAGCCACGTCGGCGCTCTCGGTCGTTCAATGGTCTTGAGAATCGCCGGTTTGGCCAACCGGCGATCGTCGGCTATATTCCCCCGCCGTCGGCCCAGGGAGGCGTACCGGCATCGCCGAGGAGCGCCTGCGGGGTCACACCGAGGGCGGTGGCGATGGCCACGAGGTCGTCGACGTCGCAACGGCGAACTCGCCTTTCCAAGCGGGAGAGTTGGGTGAAGGTCAGGGGCCGGCCGAGGGCGGTGACGCGGGCGGCGAGGTAGCGCTGCGAGTAGCCGCGCGTGGTGCGCAGGCGCTCTATGGCGTGTGCGGCGGCTTGTCCGGCGGGGCCGATTTCGAGGGGGCATGGCGGCATGGGTGTGTTGTAGCTTGCTTTCCCGAGCCAGGGGAAGCGGTGTGGTGTCTGCCGTGAGCGATGCACGCGAGGTGCCGGTTACCGGCACCTTTTTCCTTGACCGGCGTTTCGGGTTTATGGTTTCCCGGCCCCGCACGACTACTGGAGAGTTTGTAGGTCAACTCTGGACTTGTGCGCGGTGGGTGTGGCTGTGTTGTCCACGTGCCCCGGCATTTCGCCGGTACAGCGCCCCGAATCGCGACGAAGGTGGTCGATCGACATCGCCCGTATCCGCACCATCAAGCCCGAAGCGTTCGCCTCAGAGTCGTTGGCGATGGTGTCCCTGTCCGCGGAGCGGACGTTCTTCGGGCTGCTCACGCAGGCCGACGACCGCGGCCGGTTCCGCGACCAGGCCGCGGTCATCGCCGGCCTGCTGTGGTCGCTGCGCCCGGACCACGGCCCCGTGGGCGTCGACGACGACCTCAGCCAGCTCCAGAACGCCGGGCTGATCTGCCGCTACGAAGGATGCGACGGCAAGCGGTACCTGCACCTCGTCACCTTCGCCCGCCACCAGAAGATCAACCGGCCCAGCGGCGTGCGCCACCCCGACTGCCCACACCACGATCTGGGCCACCCCGGCCCTGTCCGTGAGCCCGCACTGAGGACTCACGCAGACCTCACGGAGCACTCCGTGAGTCCTCACGGAGCCGAGGCGGCACCTCCGCTTGTCGAGGAAGGCGCTGGTCAGACGCCACTCCGTGAGTCCTCATCACCCACTCACGGAGGGCTCACGGAGGGGTCCGTGAGTCCTCACGGTCCGGATCTAGGACCTAGGAACGTGGATCTAGGATCTTCCCCTTCGGGGGGCGCAAGCGCCCCCGCGCCTGCGAGCGTCTCGGTGCAGGACCTGATCGGCGAGTACGTCGCCGCGTGTGCCGAACGCCCGCCGGGCAGCGTCCTGGGACACCTGGGACGCGAAGTGCGCAACCTGCTGGCCGAGGGCATCAAGGCCGACCACATCCGCGCCGCGCTGGTCCGGCAGCGGGCCAAGGGAGTGCACCCCAGCGTGCTGCCCAGCCTCGTCAACGACGTGATGAACACACCCACACGCAGCACCGCCCCGCGCCGGGCCTGGACCAACCCGGCCGATACCGCAGCGGCTTACGGAGGCCAGCTCTGAACACCACCACCGGCACCCGCAGGCGCCCACCGCAGCCCGTCGGCGCCATGGCGGACCGTCTCGACGCCATCCTCACCGCCCGCGGCCTCGACCCCACAGCCACGGCAACGCCGCCACCGGAGGAACCGGTCAGCGCCCTGGAACTGGCCGACAGACGCATCCCCGCCCGCTACCGCGGCGCCCTCGCCGACCACCCCCAGATCACCGCCTGGGCCACTCAAATAGCCCGAACAGGACGCCCAGGCCCAGCCGGCGCACCCGGTATCTCCGAGGGTGGCTCACTGCTGATCGTCGGCCCCACCGGTACGGGCAAGACCCACCAGGCATACGGCGCCATCCGCACCCTCCTGCACCGAGGTGTGCGCCTGCGCTGGGAAGCCACCACCAGCGCCGATCTCCACGCCCGACTGCGCCCCAGCTCCCGCACCGGGCACGACAGCGAACGCGAGCTGCAGACCCTGGCCCGCTGCCCGCTGCTGCTCCTGGACGACCTCGGCGCGGCCAAGACGAGCGAGTGGACCGAGGAGCTGACCTACCGGCTCATCAACCACCGCTACGAACACCTGCTCCCCACCCTCATCACCACCAACCTCCCCACCACCGAACTCCGCACCACCCTCGGCGACCGCGTCGCCTCCCGCCTCGCCGAAATGACCGAACGCATCATCCTCACCGGCCCCGACCGCCGACGCGAAGACCCCGCCTAGACCCACCGAGCACGCCACCCTGCAGCCGGCCGGTCGGGCCGTCCCGGTTGGGGACCGTCGCCACCTCTCGGGGGACCGTCCCGACGGCGCACTTCGGGGACCGGTCCCCAACGAACTAATCGGACCCGGGGACCGGGGACCGGGGACCGGGGACCGGGGACCGGGGACCGGGGACCGGGGACCGGGGACCGGGGACCGGGGACCGGGGACCGGGGACCGGGGACCGGGGACCGGGGACCGGGGACCGGGGACCGGGGACCGGGGACCGGGGACCGGGGATAACAAGCAGGACAACGCCTTACAAGAGCAGCCTCGGTCCCCGCAGCACACTCGGGGACCGACCATGCGGGGTGGCCGGGGACCGACGCCTTCGTCGCATGCCGGGACCGAGAAACGCGGGGACCGACTGGCACCACGGTCCCCTCAAGCGGGGACCAACCCCGGGGACCGGTCCCCGGGACCGGATGAAGAAGACCGGTCCCCACGGTCCCCGATCCGATGCATCCCCGCAGGACCGTCCCGGTCTTGACTGGCCTCTCTCACGCCGCGACCACCACGGACCGCGCCCCGCCTCAAATACTTCGTCAAGGGACTTCCATGCATCAGCGTCACCCTCAGACGTCCACCGAGGCACACCAGAACGCGACCTCCCCAGCCCCAAACCGCACAGCAAGTTGGAGGTTCGGACACTCCCCCGCAGGGGGTACGCCCGAACCCGGCCCCGCCCCGGGGGTGGCGGGGCCCGTCCGGCGCCAGGGGGCGCCGGACGGGAAGGCTGCGACCGAGGGCGGACCGCAGCCAGACAAGACCAGCCGCAAGCGCAGGGCCAGGAAGGCGACGTCGCGGCCGCGTGACAAGAAGCAGCGCCCCGCTCACAGCGTGCGCCTGAACGCACAAGAACTCGCCATCATCCAGTCCGGCGCCGACCACGTCGGCATGAGTGTGGCCGGGTTTATGGCCCACTGCGCCCTGGCCGCCGCCCGCGACCAGTCGCGCACCGCGGCAGCGATCGCCACTGACCACGACATCCTGATGGCCTTGTTCGGGGTGCGCCGTCAGTTCGGCTGGGCCGGCAGCAACGTCAACCAGATCGCCAAGGCCCTCAACTCCGGTGGCGACGCAACGCACTTGGACGCCGTCCTCGCCGACCTGCAACGTGCCGCACAAGCCGTCCAGCGAGCGGCAGACCGGGTCGAAAACCGGCAGGAGGACCGAGCAGTTTGATCCCCCGGATCCACCAGCAGGGCAGCAAC
Coding sequences:
- a CDS encoding ATP-binding cassette domain-containing protein, which codes for MQVTATDASTSDKEAPPPPPPATIAFEGVHGRNPLADASFGAMCRRLPSVLGHTARMAWAVDRTGVVLLLACQLLTGAAAAVVLAFTAQAMTHLLGTGAVSERLHAAMPALVVVATAAGIGRISSALSSYADTRITPLLMTEADITLVAAVCRVEASAYGEDGFADQQEAAEVGVTRTRTMLQDAQRFMSALIRMVAASGVITTLHPLMLPLLLLAVLPAGVGAVLSARIDYETHYLNVGDRNVRSMMRWWATYSRYGDEVRANGMTGYLIYWYRALSDRVDQRTLTAAPRMLRIVLATSALGGLFLLGTWATLAWLATTGRVALPIAATAIVAVQTTLAALSQFVIHGAAMFHTSLYLADMRSFLDMASRRAPKRGDLEIPPRVEEICLDEVVYRYPGKDDPAVAGVSLTLRRGEILAIVGENGSGKSTLAKLITGILLSDKGRVLWDGIDLAHADPDAVWKRTALVPQNFACWPLRTRENITLGQPHTYDDGPVWDVVDAVGMREAIEKLPQQLDTLLAKELWGGAELSGGQWQRLVCGRALYRQTPLLILDEPTSQMDARGEHGIFLEIRRIAAQRMTIVVTHQLENTRLADRILVMDKGQVIEQGTYEDLVNGGGLFAELAALAKDR
- a CDS encoding tyrosine-type recombinase/integrase translates to MKSGRWQATVRNRTGDRFSESFPLKAQARAWGIELETQFARGAVRDPRAGEISFREWHDRWWNARIVEPHTLRGDASSIKNHVMPHWADWEMRAITRMDVQTWIRSLVDKGAGPAAIKRAYNLTSSIMRAAVDDDVIAVSPCRSIDLPPIAVKPPQWFTPDQAQSILDQLAPAWRTMCLLGFYTGLRWGELSGLHRHRIDVRRSRLFVVEVNTKSGIKEYPKSSKSRREVPLPPHVLEAFERHIHRLDRDAVVFTTITRGRSGRLLADSNWRRQTWWPAVEAAYHFGDDGELQLVPHYPPHSMRHTCASWLVQKGVSLYEVQHLLGHESFQTTQRYAHLQPDAHKAVLGAWKSMENPLTITT
- a CDS encoding helix-turn-helix domain-containing protein translates to MPARLLSIPAVAAALDVDRRTVYRFIAAGDLPVVDLHTGTQRSRVRVPAAELEEFIASRLVASPRARR
- a CDS encoding helix-turn-helix domain-containing protein, whose product is MPPCPLEIGPAGQAAAHAIERLRTTRGYSQRYLAARVTALGRPLTFTQLSRLERRVRRCDVDDLVAIATALGVTPQALLGDAGTPPWADGGGI
- a CDS encoding ATP-binding protein yields the protein MADRLDAILTARGLDPTATATPPPEEPVSALELADRRIPARYRGALADHPQITAWATQIARTGRPGPAGAPGISEGGSLLIVGPTGTGKTHQAYGAIRTLLHRGVRLRWEATTSADLHARLRPSSRTGHDSERELQTLARCPLLLLDDLGAAKTSEWTEELTYRLINHRYEHLLPTLITTNLPTTELRTTLGDRVASRLAEMTERIILTGPDRRREDPA
- the mobC gene encoding plasmid mobilization relaxosome protein MobC gives rise to the protein MRLNAQELAIIQSGADHVGMSVAGFMAHCALAAARDQSRTAAAIATDHDILMALFGVRRQFGWAGSNVNQIAKALNSGGDATHLDAVLADLQRAAQAVQRAADRVENRQEDRAV